The Thamnophis elegans isolate rThaEle1 chromosome Z, rThaEle1.pri, whole genome shotgun sequence DNA window AGTCCTACTTGAAATATGGATTTATCGGGATAGGTGATTCCCACGCGCCAACCCCGCTCTGCATAGTTTGTGGTGAGCGGCTCTCTAATGAGGCAATGAAACCCTCAAAACTGCTTCGCCACTTGAATGCCAAGCACCCTGGATTAAAAGACAAACCCCTgcagtattttgaaagaaaaaaaagggaacacGAAGGACAGAAGATATTTCTGAGGGCCACCACAGCAACAAAGGAGAATGCTCTGAGAGCATCATATTTGGTGGCTAACCGTATTGCTAAGGCTAAAAAGCCATTCACTATCGGTGAAGAATTGATCTTGCCCTCCACTAAAGACATTTGTCGTGAACTTTTAGGAGAGGCTGCTGTAAAAAAGGTAGCAAATGTGCCTTTGTCGGCTAGCACCGTGACTAGGCGCATTGATGAAATAGCTGAAGACATTGAGACACAATTGTTGGAGAGGATTAATACATCACCGTGGTACGCACTACAGGTTGATGAATCTACAGATATCGACAACAAGGCAATACTACTTGTTTATGTGCGATATCTTTATCGGGAGGATGTGCATGAGGATTTATTATGTGCACTATCTTTGCCAACCAACACCACAGGAGCAGAACTGTTCAAGTCACTGGATGGTTATATATCAGGACAACTAAAATGGTCCTTTTGTGTCGGCATATGCACAGACGGAGCTGCTGCCATGACCGGACGGCTGTCTGGTTTAACCGCTCGGATTAAGGAGGTTGCACCTGAGTGCGAATCTACACATTGTATCATTCACAGGGAAATGCTGGCAAGCCGAAAAATGTCACCAGAATTTAACAGTGTATTTAATGATACGGTTAAAGTTATTAACCACATCAAAGCAAACGCCCTTAACTCGCGTCTATTTGAGCAGCTTTGTGAGGAGATGGACACAGAGCACAGATGCCTTCTCTTACACACAGAAATAAGATGGTTATCCAGAGGCAAATCACTATCCAGGGTGTTTGAATTAAGAGAGCCATTGCAAAGATTTCTCTCAGAAAAGAAGTCACCACTGGCAGCACATTTCAGTGACAAGGTATGGCTTGCAAAACTGGCTTACCTGTGTGACATATTTAGCCTGCTCAATGAACTCAATCTGTCCCTTCAGGGGAAAATGACAACTGTTTTCAAGTTGGCTGACAAAGTAGCTGCATTTAAAGCCAAACTGGAGTTGTGGGGACGGCGTGTGAACAGAGGCATTTTGGACATGTTTCAGACATTAGCGGGGATTTTAGGAGAGACTGAGCCTGAGCATTCATTCTCCCAGTTGGTGCACGATCACCTGTCTTTGCTTTTAGAAGAGTTTGAGCGCTACTTCCCAACCACAAAAGACCCACGAACTGGTAAGGAATGGATCCGCGACCCATTTGTCAACAAACCAGACGAATTTAGCATGTCTGTGCAAGAAGAAGATCAACTGCTGGAGATTGCAAATGACGGTGACCTTAAAACTGCATTTGAGACAACAACTCTGCCGGTGTTCTGGATTAAAGTCATGGCGGAATATCCTGAGATTGCCACTACAGCTCTTAAGTCCCTTTTGCCTTTTCCAACATCCTATCTGTGTGAAGCGGGGTTTTCTGCAGTGAcagcaaccaaaacaaaacaacgaaATAAACTGGACATAAGCAAGACACTTCGGGTGTCATTGTCTCCTATTACCCCCAGATGGAACCGTCTCGTTGCAGAAAAACAAGCTCAGGGTTCTCATTGATTCAGTAGATTCTAGTAACTAGAGAGCTTAGTTAAAGTTTAA harbors:
- the LOC116522409 gene encoding SCAN domain-containing protein 3-like, which produces MSLESFFGKKKRPSEETEEEPSASKKYKTFNRQYNESYLKYGFIGIGDSHAPTPLCIVCGERLSNEAMKPSKLLRHLNAKHPGLKDKPLQYFERKKREHEGQKIFLRATTATKENALRASYLVANRIAKAKKPFTIGEELILPSTKDICRELLGEAAVKKVANVPLSASTVTRRIDEIAEDIETQLLERINTSPWYALQVDESTDIDNKAILLVYVRYLYREDVHEDLLCALSLPTNTTGAELFKSLDGYISGQLKWSFCVGICTDGAAAMTGRLSGLTARIKEVAPECESTHCIIHREMLASRKMSPEFNSVFNDTVKVINHIKANALNSRLFEQLCEEMDTEHRCLLLHTEIRWLSRGKSLSRVFELREPLQRFLSEKKSPLAAHFSDKVWLAKLAYLCDIFSLLNELNLSLQGKMTTVFKLADKVAAFKAKLELWGRRVNRGILDMFQTLAGILGETEPEHSFSQLVHDHLSLLLEEFERYFPTTKDPRTGKEWIRDPFVNKPDEFSMSVQEEDQLLEIANDGDLKTAFETTTLPVFWIKVMAEYPEIATTALKSLLPFPTSYLCEAGFSAVTATKTKQRNKLDISKTLRVSLSPITPRWNRLVAEKQAQGSH